One genomic window of Medicago truncatula cultivar Jemalong A17 chromosome 1, MtrunA17r5.0-ANR, whole genome shotgun sequence includes the following:
- the LOC25484321 gene encoding iron-sulfur protein NUBPL: MRPRWLGSVRSYAKHLRIDGVKDTIAIASGKGGVGKSTTAVNLAVALASKFQLKVGLLDADVYGPNIPIMMNIDTKPEVTQDNKMIPIDSYGIKCMSIGFLVEKNAPIVWRGPMVSKALEKMTRGVDWGNLDILVIDMPPGTGDVQISMSQNLQLSGALIVSTPQDVALMDARRGVQMFNKVDIPILGIIENMSCFKCPHCGEPSYIFGKGGAHSTATEMGLNFLGEVPLEVEIREACDQGHPIVLAAPDSVVSRAYGNIAEKVVQKLKEKQFQPEILL, from the exons ATGAGGCCGAGG TGGCTAGGAAGTGTTAGAAGCTACGCGAAGCATCTTCGCATTGATGGAGTCAAAGATACCATAGCTATTGCTTCCGGTAAAGGCGGTGTCGGCAAGTCCACAACTGCTG TGAATTTAGCTGTTGCGCTTGCAAGTAAGTTCCAGTTGAAGGTTGGGTTACTTGATGCTGATGTGTATGGACCCAACATTCCTATCATGATGAACATCGACACAAAGCCTGAAGTCACACAAG ATAATAAAATGATTCCAATTGATAGTTATGGGATCAAGTGTATGTCAATAGGGTTCCTTGTGGAGAAGAATGCCCCGATTGTCTGGAGAGGCCCCATG GTATCAAAAGCTCTTGAGAAAATGACAAGGGGAGTTGACTGGGGGAACCTTGACATTCTGGTGATAGATATGCCTCCTGGCACCGGTGATGTGCAAATATCTATGTCTCAGAATCTGCAACTATCAG GTGCACTGATTGTTTCAACTCCTCAAGATGTTGCATTAATGGATGCAAGGAGGGGAGTACAAATGTTCAATAAAGTTGATATTCCG ATTTTGGGAATCATAGAGAATATGAGCTGCTTTAAGTGTCCACATTGTGGCGAACCTTCATATATATTTGGTAAAGGAGGGGCTCATAGCACAGCCACTGAAATGGGATTAAATTTTTTGGGCGAG GTACCGCTGGAAGTGGAGATCAGGGAAGCTTGTGATCAAGGGCACCCGATAGTGTTGGCCGCACCTGATTCAGTAGTTTCTAGAGCATATGGAAATATAGCTGAAAAGGTTGTTCAGAAACTCAAGGAGAAACAATTTCAACCAGAGATTTTACTATGA
- the LOC25484319 gene encoding myosin-binding protein 3, which produces MATSRRGGISFVKSKRREGFTENLTFVACEWFLIFLLLVDSLLSYLVKKFASYCKLQLPCLLCSRLDHILDGEKPEFYHSLLCSDHKSEISSMMLCHTHGKLADGHRMCDDCLLSLTKNGKRNTKTHRLLSGKFGVVIGGSGYQNTPLSRDLFSRPKGSRPCSCCGKLWKLEQNGFRSIQLKSHGRSVVKPYIPLPHAARQSRLNHRDNLKKMRGKTSESGGRRSSHPSSNVGYTVLRLTSDSESEFQFSDDDDTGSIFNEKIEAGNDTIAPNTLETPTKHAVSDLKPPMPKTSSPKHVPLPEVNMRQHGNDNGVEEINRPQADQSSSSSNLPELISLDEVSPSHVYREPESEDCKITDHSEKSLPSHLSELMTLKADHIFVGELPEKSLHVTQAPDNGLVSEEHGKVSEKIHRMEDASTQTDPELCDSAPLSPTQEDSNDMSKSSDSIKEREVPGFVMEQSPSNEIDKVKEELELSPPSQYSSLHESNMSSFVPINHIHSPRIHAEAMESGLESMDLTNMTEIEGESIVDQLKRQIEYDKRYMDDLQKELEEERNASAIAANEAMSMITRLQEEKASLQMEAHQYLRMMEEQAEYDNEELDKVNDLLTEKEKEIQDLEAELDYYRINFMDEPMVPNMHEESKDSKEETVMTQNIHLHNITDTVNNFPDSNLSEVSKGSNEVAAGETSILEFEEEKQYISECLECLEKKVHQLSFNKISYEPPNVRLANLEISKLSQQGDSNSEGPHLDDHEEADLSIQKKLMSNGSHDDKDDDAASDTDDCSISIENNDSTCVEPMSSKSRREADLVALENEISDLHDRLEALEFDHDLIAHITNSLQNGNDGKKFIQDIAQQLRELRKIGIRSR; this is translated from the exons ATGGCAACAAGTAGAAGAGGTGGAATTTCATTTGTCAAATCAAAAAGGAGGGAAGGATTCACTGAGAATCTCACATTTGTGGCTTGTGAGTGGTTTTTGATATTCCTATTGCTAGTTGATTCATTGCTATCATATCTTGTCAAAAAGTTTGCAAGTTATTGCAAGTTGCAATTGCCTTGTTTGTTATGTTCTAGGCTTGATCATATCTTAGATGGCGAAAAGCCAGAGTTTTATCATAGCCTACTTTGCAGCGATCACAAATCAGAAATATCGTCAATGATGTTGTGTCATACTCATGGTAAACTTGCGGACGGTCATAGGATGTGCGATGATTGTCTTTTGTCACTCACTAAGAATGGTAAGCGCAACACGAAAACTCATAGGTTGTTGTCGGGTAAATTTGGTGTTGTTATCGGTGGTTCTGGCTATCAAAATACTCCGTTGAGCCGAGATTTGTTTTCCAGACCTAAGGGATCTAGGCCATGTAGTTGTTGTGGTAAGCTTTGGAAGTTAGAACAGAATGGCTTTAGATCTATCCAATTAAAATCGCATGGGAGATCTGTTGTTAAGCCATACATTCCTTTGCCACATGCGGCAAGGCAAAGCCGTTTAAATCATCGTGATAACTTGAAGAAAATGAGGGGTAAAACTTCTGAATCAGGAGGAAGGAGAAGTTCTCATCCATCATCTAATGTTGGATACACTGTGCTGAGACTTACTTCTGATTCTGAGTCTGAGTTTCAATTTTCAGATGATGATGATACTGGTAgtatatttaatgaaaaaattgaagctGGAAATGATACCATAGCTCCAAATACGCTAGAAACACCTACAAAACATGCTGTGAGTGATTTGAAACCACCAATGCCAAAGACTAGTTCTCCCAAACACGTACCTCTTCCTGAGGTCAACATGCGCCAACATGGGAATGACAATGGTGTGGAAGAAATTAACCGGCCGCAAGCAGATCAAAGTTCATCGAGTTCTAACCTCCCTGAGCTCATTTCACTAGATGAGGTTTCACCATCACATGTTTATCGAGAACCAGAATCAGAGGACTGTAAGATTACTGATCATTCTGAGAAATCTCTTCCTTCTCACCTATCTGAGCTTATGACTTTGAAAGCGGATCACATATTTGTTGGAGAATTACCAGAAAAAT CTCTACATGTTACACAAGCACCTGATAATGGACTCGTATCCGAAGAGCATGGAAAAGTCTCAGAGAAGATTCATAGAATGGAAGATGCATCTACTCAAACTGATCCGGAGCTATGCGACTCTGCTCCTCTAAGTCCAACACAAGAGGATTCAAATGACATGAGTAAGTCCTCTGACTCCATCAAGGAAAGAGAAGTACCTGGTTTTGTCATGGAACAATCACCTTCTAACGAAATCGACAAAGTCAAGGAAGAACTAGAGCTATCACCACCATCACAGTATTCTTCTCTCCATGAGTCGAACATGTCATCATTTGTTCCTATAAACCACATTCACTCCCCTAGGATACATGCCGAGGCAATGGAATCTGGTCTTGAATCTATGGATTTAACCAATATGACTGAAATTGAAGGTGAATCTATTGTTGATCAATTGAAGCGACAAATTGAGTATGACAAAAGATACATGGATGATTTACAGAAAGAACTAGAGGAAGAAAGAAATGCTTCTGCTATTGCAGCAAACGAAGCAATGTCTATGATCACAAGGTTACAGGAAGAGAAGGCGTCTTTGCAAATGGAGGCTCATCAATATTTAAGAATGATGGAAGAGCAAGCAGAATACGATAACGAAGAATTAGACAAAGTTAATGATCTACTCAcggaaaaggaaaaagaaatacAGGATTTAGAAGCTGAGCTAGACTATTACAGGATCAACTTTATGGATGAGCCTATGGTCCCCAATATGCATGAGGAAAGTAAAGATTCAAAGGAGGAAACTGTCATGACACAAAATATTCATCTTCATAACATCACAGATACTGTAAATAATTTCCCCGATTCAAATTTGTCTGAGGTATCCAAAGGCAGTAATGAAGTTGCGGCTGGTGAAACCTCTATTTTAGAATTTGAAGAGgaaaaacaatatatttcaGAATGTTTGGAATGCTTGGAAAAGAAGGTTCATCAACTTTCTTTTAATAAGATTTCCTACGAACCGCCAAATGTTAGACTTGCAAATCTTGAAATTAGTAAATTGAGTCAACAAGGAGATTCTAACAGTGAAGGGCCCCATTTAGATGATCATGAGGAGGCTGATTTGtccatacaaaaaaaattaatgtcgAATGGAAGTCATGATGATAAGGATGATGATGCTGCATCAGATACCGATGATTGTTCAATTAGTATTGAAAACAACGATTCCACATGTGTAGAACCAATGTCTTCCAAATCTAGAAGAGAAGCTGATTTGGTTGCTCTAGAAAATGAAATATCAGACCTTCATGACCGGTTAGAGGCGCTCGAATTTGATCATGATCTTATTGCACACATAACAAATTCTCTTcaaaatggaaatgatggaaaaaaatttattcaagaCATAGCTCAGCAATTGCGCGAGCTACGGAAAATTGGAATAAGATCAAGATG A
- the LOC25484320 gene encoding protein FAR1-RELATED SEQUENCE 5 — translation MENNVEENMQMDESVASVEGLEGLSTGVTDEATFEIDDDDVVSVEAGEGSEEIIYIDNKEDILCMDLKGTSPHETRKFEFSSLDMAYEFYNWYARMNGFAVRKSKMIKSNKGEILQQTFVCHRQGFREDRGLTIENRKRECKPKTRCGCEAKFRVHIDMFSQRWLITVFTDQHNHELLDEEYHGMLAAHRKMKESDIMQMNDMLKVGIGPSQFYSSLANQSGGYEKIGFRKKDIYNQIGKQRLLKRCDGKNALQYLHGLASNDSLMFYRHTVDGEGRLEHLFWCDGISQMDYGAYGDVLAFDATYGTNKRHVK, via the exons ATGGAAaataatgttgaagagaatATGCAGATGGATGAATCTGTTGCATCCGTGGAG GGACTAGAAGGCTTGTCAACTGGGGTAACTGACGAAGCAACATTTGAGATTGATGACGACGATGTTGTTAGTGTTGAGGCTGGGGAAGGTAGCgaagaaattatatatattgataACAAGGAGGATATTCTTTGCATGGACCTGAAGGGAACAAGTCCCCATGAGACAAGGAAATTTGAGTTTTCAAGCTTGGATATGGCTTATGAGTTCTATAATTGGTATGCTAGAATGAATGGGTTTGCGGTCCGCAAGAGCAAGATGATTAAAAGCAATAAAGGGGAAATATTACAGCAAACCTTTGTCTGCCACAGACAAGGGTTTAGGGAGGATAGAGGTTTAACAATAGAAAACCGTAAGCGTGAGTGTAAACCCAAGACTCGGTGTGGATGTGAAGCAAAATTTCGGGTGCATATAGATATGTTCTCACAACGTTGGTTGATAACTGTTTTTACTGATCAACACAACCATGAGCTTTTAGATGAAGAGTACCATGGAATGCTTGCTGCACATCGAAAAATGAAAGAGTCGGATATAATGCAGATGAACGACATGTTGAAGGTTGGGATAGGGCCGTCTCAATTCTATAGTTCTTTGGCAAACCAATCAGGAGGGTATGAAAAGATAGGGTTTCGAAAGAAggatatatataatcaaatagGAAAGCAACGTCTTTTGAAACGGTGTGATGGTAAAAATGCTTTACAATATCTTCATGGGCTGGCATCAAATGACTCGTTGATGTTTTATCGCCACACCGTTGACGGAGAAGGTAGGCTTGAACACCTGTTTTGGTGCGACGGTATTAGCCAAATGGATTATGGTGCTTATGGTGATGTGTTGGCATTTGATGCAACATATGGAACGAACAAACGTCATGTTAAGTAA
- the LOC120578305 gene encoding uncharacterized protein → MIESTLHKPTKIGGLNLSQGSPPTSKRSKNVVSEQKFVAKSPFSRSKSLSEHNVDNVILLPDDDEIDKKESKTTSNIQSTYLKGSTSKFVETNFVTTSKMKLQPVEEHVSCYVFHSKNDLSEELFKVETLIGSRSEFQTLCPGRIVYTEILEMMSAKVTWIERNVDVPSIWSLPPSFVRDAFRRNTIEELIEKYGKNWMPPIENLKHIYLPIYDCVGNWFLMVASIDGQILYHLDPGFEKRNIIPRQDDIKKLWQIISEMVQTMVQSEHFPPHFLCEVQHIDNWDMAESVGLVSEGFCQHSAVWVLQWLAMGSSFTPNIHVVMKEDVVRMKVAVDLLLGEHNEYKDILVEKAEKAWHDMNNVEQSKYFN, encoded by the exons ATGATAGAGTCAACGTTGCATAAGCCAACAAAAATCGGCGGACTCAACTTGAGTCAAGGATCTCCCCCAACatcaaaaagaagcaaaaatgTGGTTTCTGAACAAAAGTTTGTTGCTAAGTCTCCATTTAGCCGTTCCAAATCTTTGTCAGAACACAATGTCGACAATGTTATCCTTTTACCGGACGATGATGAAATAGACAAGAAAGAATCAAAAACTACTTCTAACATTCAGTCCACCTACTTGAAGGGAAGCACAAGCAAG TTTGTTGAGACCAACTTTGTTACGACATCAAAAATGAAACTCCAACCTGTGGAAGAACATGTTTCATGTTATGTTTTTCATTCCAAGAATGATCTAAG TGAGGAATTGTTCAAGGTTGAAACCCTCATAGGCTCACGAAGTGAATTTCAGACTCTATGTCCTGGAAGAATAGTTTACACTGAG ATACTTGAGATGATGTCCGCTAAGGTGACATGGATTGAGAGGAACGTTGATGTACCAAGTATATGGTCACTCCCCCCCTCATTTGTG AGAGATGCATTCCGTCGTAATACAATTGAAGAGCTAATCGAGAAGTATGGGAAAAATTGGATGCCTCCAATTGAAAACCTAAAGCAt ATTTATTTGCCAATTTATGATTGCGTTGGCAATTGGTTTCTTATGGTTGCATCCATTGATGGCCAAATTTTGTACCACCTAGATCCAGGTTTTGAGAAAAGAAATATAATCCCTAGACAAGACGACATTAAGAAATTG TGGCAAATTATTAGTGAAATGGTACAAACCATGGTTCAAAGTGAACACTTTCCACCCCACTTTCTATGTGAAGTGCAGCACATAGACAATTGGGATATGGCCGAGTCTGTAGGACTTGTTTCTGAAGGATTTTG TCAACATTCTGCTGTTTGGGTCTTACAATGGCTAGCAATGGGTTCATCTTTTACACCTAACATACATGTCGTG ATGAAAGAAGATGTTGTTAGAATGAAGGTGGCGGTTGATTTGTTGTTGGGTGAGCATAATGAATATAAAGACATCCTGGTGGAGAAAGCTGAAAAAGCGTGGCACGATATGAACAATGTCGAgcaatcaaaatatttcaactaa
- the LOC25484322 gene encoding cytochrome P450 94A2 has protein sequence MELEILVSFLLYSVTLVSFLFLAKTKLSISPKTHSSTAIPKPYPIFGSIFAFSANFHRRIQWIADILQTIPSSTFIFHRAFGSRQVFTANPAVVQHILKTNFPCYNKGLSSHQTLLEFLGDGIFNTDGEIWKVQRQISSHEFNTKSLRKFVETVVDVELNDRLLPILSEVSENKTILANFQDILQRFTFDNICIIAFGFDPEYLLPSLPETAFVKAFDDSSRISSERLNAAIPFLWKVKKILNVGSERRLKEAAAEVRGLATRIVREKKKELEEKSSLESLDILSRFLSSGHSDESFVVDIVISFILAGRDTTSAALTWFFWLLSKHSHVENEILKEVMGKSETVNYNEVKDMVYTHAALCESMRLYPPVPVDGKEAACDDVLPDGTLVKKGWRVTYHIYAMGRSEKIWGPDWAEFRPERWLSQVDDGKWSFIGMDPYSYAVFQAGPRVCLGKEMAFLQMKRVVAGIMRQFRVVPAMDKGVEPEFAAHLTSIMKGGFLVKIEKRGSTNE, from the coding sequence ATGGAACTCGAAATATTGGTTTCTTTCTTACTTTACTCTGTAACTCTCGTGTCGTTCTTATTCTTAGCCAAAACAAAACTATCAATATCCCCAAAAACACACTCCTCCACCGCCATTCCCAAACCTTATCCAATTTTCGGTTCCATATTTGCTTTTTCCGCCAACTTCCACCGCCGCATACAATGGATAGCTGATATTCTCCAAACCATCCCTTCCTCCACCTTCATCTTCCACCGCGCCTTCGGTTCCCGTCAAGTCTTCACGGCAAACCCTGCCGTGGTGCAACACATTCTCAAAACCAACTTCCCTTGCTACAACAAAGGTCTCTCAAGTCACCAAACCCTACTCGAGTTTCTCGGCGATGGTATCTTCAATACCGATGGTGAAATCTGGAAGGTTCAACGTCAAATATCCAGCCATGAATTCAACACTAAATCCCTCCGAAAATTCGTTGAAACTGTTGTCGATGTTGAACTCAACGATCGCCTTCTTCCAATTCTCTCTGAAGTTTCGGAAAACAAAACAATTCTCGCTAATTTTCAAGATATTCTCCAACGTTTCACGTTTGATAATATTTGCATAATTGCGTTTGGATTTGATCCGGAGTATCTCCTCCCTTCTCTTCCCGAAACAGCGTTTGTTAAAGCCTTTGATGATAGCTCACGAATCAGCAGTGAGAGGTTAAATGCAGCGATTCCATTTCTATGGAAAgtgaagaaaatattaaatgttgGATCAGAGCGACGGTTAAAAGAAGCTGCTGCTGAAGTAAGAGGACTCGCCACAAGAATCGTTagggaaaagaaaaaggagctTGAAGAAAAATCATCGTTGGAATCATTGGATATTCTATCACGATTTTTAAGTTCAGGTCATTCAGATGAatcttttgttgttgatattgtaaTAAGCTTTATTCTTGCTGGGAGAGATACAACTTCAGCTGCACTCACTTGGTTCTTTTGGTTACTCTCTAAGCATAGTCATGTGGAGAATGAGATTCTAAAGGAAGTTATGGGAAAATCGGAAACGGTTAATTACAATGAGGTGAAGGATATGGTTTACACTCATGCGGCTTTATGTGAGAGTATGAGACTGTATCCTCCGGTTCCCGTGGATGGTAAGGAAGCGGCTTGTGACGACGTTTTGCCGGATGGAACTTTAGTGAAGAAAGGGTGGAGGGtgacatatcatatatatgcTATGGGAAGGTCCGAGAAAATATGGGGACCCGATTGGGCTGAGTTTCGACCTGAGAGATGGTTGAGTCAAGTTGATGATGGAAAGTGGAGCTTTATTGGGATGGATCCTTATAGTTATGCGGTTTTTCAGGCTGGGCCAAGGGTGTGTTTAGGAAAGGAAATGGCGTTCTTGCAGATGAAAAGGGTGGTTGCCGGGATCATGAGGCAGTTTAGGGTGGTTCCTGCAATGGATAAAGGGGTTGAGCCGGAGTTCGCTGCACACCTTACTTCGATAATGAAAGGTGGCTTCCTGGTAAAGATTGAGAAGCGTGGCAGCACAAATGAATGA